From a single Fulvivirga ulvae genomic region:
- a CDS encoding CHAT domain-containing protein codes for MYGLFMLIIFTSARAQMDRSDFMSRVDLMMDQFYFEDADSAFYHLNNLYSIATDKGWNREALYTLINKAYVAEHHFMIDSLNRFLHKADSLCLHYGNNPGDLDPDNNLISEVFYMKGMYYYYQGDFLNAQVNFKKTIFDKNILQVADSLQTFNGLLNISQLAIFNSDYEKAMQFANMAERVLPLSYPSYSSVRDYNYQRSFIEAVKSKIWFLQNQSYKDSEIYEGIKVSLNRSLERIKSKENEAGTHNLFLKLYTQLADLYVVLKDYDSSLLFINKGMALSRGADAEQQIKFLYEAAHVHVQKNEYSTALGLIKEGQDIALKNFEPKNRLVARGHYEAGKAFSAKGDWNEALYSYQKSLFHLTETFPDYADIYALPPLHNHTLESEVLKVLLLKAQALYAWYIHEPHNQKNLFAAIDTYVLAVELIDKIGKSFQDGDSRQFLSSVTLTSYEKAIQAATQAYQLTSDMQHFEKAFYFAEKSKANQLVQAVKDISSKDFAGIPRDILEYENQLKGRIYYWKHALLDSEEADFKIRAQKNLLESQERYTKFIQDLEKEYPEYYQIKYKSNTISIRDVRNELAEDEVLIEYFYGDEKLYAYAISHNRVALKVISIDQQLHSKLITFLNLLKAPATTNSDMELYKNKSEELYSILIEPIEEVLPPEEGRLFVVTDGLLGYLPFEVLIEPNIAEGSMNFIINKFSVSYDYSATLRNEKKNIVNKKNTRHYVGFSPSYDADTSLLSNLKFNQLEVKQANEYMGGEIFSGRLATEENFYKNSPQASVLHLSLHANVDDKNPSASALYFYNATQSGQPEEIETEDNILYLYELYNTSLNARLTVLSACETGTGLYARGEGIMSLGRAFQYSGCPSVAMSLWKVNDKSTARIMDEFFHNLKKGMNKSEALRRAKLTFLNDPKNKYFSHPYYWSAFVLMGDAQPIVSRSWFTEIVIGLSLLVGLIALAFVKKRRRKTS; via the coding sequence ATGTACGGACTTTTTATGTTAATAATATTTACATCTGCACGAGCTCAGATGGACAGGTCGGACTTTATGAGCCGGGTTGATCTAATGATGGATCAGTTTTATTTTGAAGATGCTGATAGTGCTTTTTATCATCTTAATAATCTATATAGTATAGCCACCGATAAAGGCTGGAATAGAGAAGCTTTGTATACGCTGATAAACAAGGCTTACGTAGCTGAGCATCATTTTATGATAGACTCTCTAAATAGATTTTTGCACAAAGCGGACAGCCTGTGTTTGCATTACGGCAATAACCCGGGAGATTTAGACCCTGATAATAATTTAATATCTGAAGTATTTTATATGAAGGGCATGTATTATTACTACCAGGGGGATTTCCTTAATGCCCAGGTTAATTTTAAGAAAACCATTTTCGACAAAAATATTCTTCAGGTTGCAGATTCGTTACAAACCTTCAACGGACTATTGAATATTAGCCAGCTGGCAATATTTAATTCAGATTATGAAAAGGCAATGCAGTTTGCAAATATGGCGGAGAGAGTGTTGCCATTAAGCTATCCTTCCTATAGCTCAGTTAGGGATTATAATTATCAACGATCTTTTATTGAGGCAGTTAAATCCAAAATATGGTTTTTACAAAATCAGTCATATAAAGACAGTGAAATTTATGAAGGGATAAAAGTTAGTCTAAATCGATCACTTGAAAGAATTAAAAGCAAAGAGAATGAGGCTGGCACGCATAATTTGTTTTTAAAGCTATACACCCAGTTGGCGGATCTGTATGTTGTGCTCAAAGATTACGATAGTTCATTGCTATTCATAAATAAGGGGATGGCCTTAAGCCGGGGAGCTGATGCAGAGCAGCAGATAAAATTTCTTTACGAGGCAGCTCATGTTCATGTACAAAAAAATGAATATTCAACTGCTCTTGGACTAATTAAAGAGGGGCAAGATATAGCTCTGAAGAATTTTGAACCAAAAAACCGGCTTGTTGCAAGAGGGCACTATGAAGCGGGAAAAGCTTTTTCTGCGAAAGGTGATTGGAATGAGGCATTATACTCTTATCAAAAATCATTATTTCACTTGACGGAGACGTTTCCAGATTATGCCGATATCTATGCATTGCCACCTTTACATAACCATACGCTTGAAAGTGAAGTACTCAAGGTACTCTTACTTAAAGCCCAGGCACTCTATGCATGGTATATCCACGAACCTCACAATCAAAAAAATCTCTTTGCTGCCATAGATACTTATGTACTGGCAGTTGAACTAATTGATAAAATTGGTAAAAGCTTTCAGGATGGCGACTCCAGGCAATTCCTTTCTTCAGTTACGCTGACTTCCTATGAGAAAGCCATACAGGCGGCTACTCAGGCCTACCAGCTGACCTCTGACATGCAACATTTTGAAAAAGCCTTTTATTTTGCCGAAAAAAGCAAGGCTAATCAGTTGGTCCAAGCTGTAAAGGACATATCATCTAAAGATTTTGCCGGCATTCCCAGAGACATACTGGAATATGAAAATCAACTTAAAGGGCGTATATACTATTGGAAGCATGCTTTGTTGGACTCAGAAGAAGCAGATTTTAAGATAAGAGCACAGAAAAATTTACTTGAAAGCCAGGAAAGATACACAAAGTTCATACAGGATCTTGAAAAGGAATATCCCGAATATTATCAGATAAAGTATAAATCAAATACAATCAGTATCCGGGATGTCAGGAATGAGTTAGCTGAGGATGAAGTTTTGATAGAGTATTTTTATGGAGACGAGAAGCTTTATGCTTATGCTATTTCTCATAATCGAGTTGCTCTTAAAGTTATTTCCATTGATCAGCAGCTGCATAGCAAGCTTATCACTTTTCTGAATTTGTTAAAAGCACCGGCAACCACTAACTCCGATATGGAGCTTTATAAAAATAAAAGCGAAGAACTTTATTCAATTTTAATAGAACCTATAGAGGAAGTTTTGCCCCCCGAAGAAGGCCGCTTGTTTGTAGTGACAGATGGCCTGTTGGGATATTTACCTTTTGAGGTTTTAATTGAACCCAACATCGCTGAAGGTTCAATGAATTTCATCATTAATAAATTTAGTGTTTCCTATGATTATTCGGCTACCTTGCGAAATGAAAAGAAAAATATAGTTAACAAAAAGAATACAAGACATTATGTAGGTTTTAGTCCGAGCTATGATGCAGACACTTCTTTGCTAAGTAACCTAAAGTTTAATCAACTGGAAGTAAAGCAGGCCAATGAATATATGGGAGGAGAGATTTTTTCAGGCAGATTAGCAACAGAAGAAAACTTCTATAAGAACTCTCCCCAAGCCTCAGTATTGCACCTTTCATTGCACGCCAATGTTGACGACAAGAACCCATCGGCATCAGCACTATATTTTTATAATGCCACGCAATCAGGGCAGCCAGAGGAGATTGAGACTGAAGATAATATACTGTACCTGTATGAGCTTTATAATACATCCCTGAATGCCCGATTGACGGTGTTAAGTGCATGTGAAACGGGTACCGGTTTATATGCCCGGGGAGAGGGCATTATGAGTCTGGGGAGGGCGTTTCAGTATTCGGGGTGTCCAAGCGTCGCTATGAGCTTATGGAAGGTCAATGATAAATCCACAGCCCGTATTATGGATGAATTTTTCCATAACCTGAAAAAAGGAATGAATAAAAG
- a CDS encoding RNA polymerase sigma factor, with translation MEEVQTNGTTVDDAIQQVKQGDDHFLRQLYEINRPGFLKWFRAHHRITEDEAIDLYQKSFTIFYFNVKDEKITTLKSNISTYLFGIGKNLVRELFREQKHKVQLDEIPEIETSGNDLLRFEEEAHQRGLVKKILEKLGEPCKSILLMYYFKNFSMESIASNLGYKNEGVVKKKKCLCLKKIREELLEAKTSQ, from the coding sequence ATGGAAGAAGTACAAACAAATGGCACTACAGTAGATGACGCAATCCAACAGGTAAAGCAGGGTGACGATCATTTTCTTCGCCAGTTATATGAGATCAACAGGCCTGGCTTTCTGAAATGGTTCAGGGCCCACCACCGCATTACTGAAGATGAAGCCATCGATTTGTACCAAAAGAGTTTTACCATATTCTACTTCAATGTGAAGGATGAGAAGATCACGACATTAAAAAGCAACATCAGCACTTACCTGTTCGGCATAGGCAAAAACCTGGTCAGGGAACTGTTTCGAGAGCAGAAGCACAAAGTTCAGTTGGATGAAATCCCTGAAATAGAGACTTCGGGCAATGACCTTTTGAGGTTTGAGGAAGAGGCCCATCAGCGGGGCCTGGTAAAGAAGATACTGGAGAAACTGGGGGAGCCATGCAAATCGATTCTGCTTATGTATTATTTCAAAAATTTTTCCATGGAAAGTATTGCTTCCAACCTTGGTTATAAAAATGAGGGGGTTGTTAAGAAGAAAAAATGCCTTTGTCTGAAAAAAATTCGTGAAGAACTATTGGAGGCCAAAACCAGTCAATGA
- a CDS encoding tetratricopeptide repeat protein, whose protein sequence is MEQEEKDIELIDAYHKGKLSANEIDEFEKRRAEDTEFDQKAGDYLHVMAEINTFGEQEFMKKLASWEEEISGGKTARVVPLRRILSIAAVIIILMVPIGYLIIQNATQPNSQALFASYFQPYEDVISQRSGDQSLQEKGLSAYNRQNYRAAIAYFEGHIDENLQDNAIKTYLGVSYLAVSEADKAEQWLTGTAQNANGLYKEVSEWYLALTYLKLNKKENATAQLTAIAKQSDHMFQAQAKELLRELGN, encoded by the coding sequence ATGGAGCAGGAAGAAAAAGATATAGAATTAATAGATGCTTACCATAAGGGAAAGCTCAGCGCCAATGAAATAGATGAGTTTGAAAAAAGAAGGGCAGAGGACACTGAGTTTGATCAAAAGGCAGGGGACTACCTCCACGTGATGGCTGAGATCAATACTTTTGGTGAGCAGGAATTCATGAAAAAGCTGGCATCCTGGGAAGAAGAGATTTCCGGAGGAAAAACAGCAAGAGTTGTTCCCTTACGACGTATACTTTCCATAGCAGCAGTAATTATAATCCTAATGGTGCCTATAGGCTATTTGATCATACAAAATGCTACGCAGCCAAACAGCCAGGCACTGTTCGCCTCATACTTTCAGCCTTATGAAGATGTGATTTCCCAAAGGTCGGGTGACCAGAGCCTTCAGGAAAAGGGTCTCAGTGCGTATAACCGGCAAAACTACCGGGCTGCCATCGCCTATTTTGAAGGCCATATTGATGAAAATCTTCAGGATAATGCCATTAAAACTTATCTGGGAGTCTCATATCTCGCCGTCAGTGAAGCCGACAAAGCCGAGCAATGGCTTACAGGAACCGCTCAAAATGCTAACGGATTGTACAAGGAAGTTTCCGAATGGTATCTTGCGTTGACTTACCTTAAACTAAACAAAAAAGAAAACGCTACAGCGCAACTTACTGCCATTGCAAAACAATCGGATCATATGTTTCAGGCACAGGCTAAAGAGTTGCTGAGGGAACTCGGCAATTGA
- a CDS encoding aldehyde dehydrogenase: MKKIQNYINGELVAPKSGQYLDNYNPAEGKVYSLIPDSDKEDVEVAVKAARAAFEGWSTMPAQKRSDILNRIAGLIDKNHDRLAEVESVDNGKPLKLAQRVDIPRASSNMRFYATAILHFASESHNMDGEAINYTTRTPIGVAGCISPWNLPLYLFTWKIAPALAAGNTVVAKPSEITPMTAYLFSELCIEAGLPKGVLNIVHGLGAKAGQAIIEHPDVPVISFTGGTATGKNIAASAAPMFKKLSLELGGKNPNIIFEDCDFDQALNTSIHSSFANQGQICLCGSRIFVQESIYEKFLNAFVEKVKALIVGDPLEDGTKVGAVVSEPHMEKVMSYIKLAQEEGGKVVSGGNRKKLEGRCTDGYFLEPTVITGLSHQCRTNQEEIFGPVVTIMPFKEEQEVLDYANSTAYGLSATLWTENLKRAHRVAHQLKSGIIWVNCWLVRDLRTPFGGMKQSGVGREGGWEALRFFTEAKNICIKL; the protein is encoded by the coding sequence ATGAAAAAAATACAGAACTACATCAACGGCGAGTTAGTAGCTCCTAAATCCGGGCAATATCTGGATAACTATAACCCGGCGGAGGGTAAAGTGTACAGTCTGATCCCGGATTCGGATAAGGAGGATGTGGAGGTAGCCGTTAAAGCTGCCAGAGCGGCTTTTGAAGGTTGGTCAACCATGCCTGCCCAAAAGCGTTCGGATATCCTCAATAGAATTGCCGGCCTCATTGACAAGAATCATGACCGGCTGGCAGAAGTTGAGTCTGTTGATAATGGAAAGCCTTTGAAACTGGCGCAGCGCGTGGATATTCCAAGAGCTTCAAGTAATATGCGCTTTTATGCAACGGCCATTTTACATTTTGCTTCCGAATCGCACAATATGGACGGAGAAGCTATAAACTACACCACCAGAACGCCGATAGGTGTGGCAGGCTGTATCTCACCCTGGAATTTGCCCCTGTACCTGTTCACCTGGAAGATAGCCCCGGCACTAGCGGCTGGAAATACTGTGGTGGCCAAGCCTTCGGAGATCACACCTATGACGGCTTATTTGTTTTCCGAACTCTGTATTGAAGCGGGACTCCCAAAAGGTGTGCTGAATATTGTACACGGACTTGGCGCGAAGGCTGGTCAGGCTATAATTGAGCATCCGGATGTACCGGTCATTTCCTTTACAGGTGGAACGGCCACTGGTAAAAATATAGCAGCTTCTGCAGCACCAATGTTTAAGAAGCTTTCCCTGGAACTCGGAGGCAAGAATCCTAACATCATCTTTGAGGATTGTGATTTTGATCAGGCACTGAACACTTCCATACATTCTTCATTTGCCAACCAGGGGCAGATTTGCCTTTGTGGTTCCAGAATCTTCGTTCAGGAGTCCATTTATGAGAAATTCTTAAATGCTTTTGTTGAGAAAGTTAAGGCACTGATCGTGGGTGACCCTTTGGAGGATGGAACAAAAGTAGGAGCAGTAGTGTCTGAACCGCACATGGAAAAGGTAATGTCATACATTAAGCTGGCGCAGGAAGAGGGTGGAAAGGTTGTGTCCGGTGGTAACAGAAAAAAGCTTGAAGGGCGATGTACTGACGGATATTTCCTCGAACCCACGGTTATCACAGGCTTAAGCCACCAATGCCGCACTAACCAGGAGGAAATATTTGGGCCGGTGGTGACCATTATGCCATTTAAAGAGGAGCAGGAAGTGCTGGATTATGCCAATAGTACTGCCTATGGCCTGTCCGCAACCCTATGGACTGAAAACCTAAAGCGGGCGCATAGGGTGGCACATCAATTAAAGAGCGGCATTATTTGGGTAAACTGCTGGCTTGTTCGTGACCTAAGGACTCCTTTCGGGGGTATGAAGCAGTCCGGAGTAGGACGTGAAGGAGGATGGGAGGCTCTCAGGTTCTTTACCGAAGCCAAAAACATTTGTATCAAATTATAA
- a CDS encoding SDR family oxidoreductase, translating into MDIKLKDKRALVCGSTQGIGKAIALELALLGASVTLVARNEEKLQKVLDQLPLTKGQEHHYICADFDDTARLKTAIDQYLIKENNIQILINNTGGPAGGKAIDAKLDEFEAAFRRHLICNQILTQAVTPFMKQVGYGRVINIISTSVKSPLPGLGVSNTIRGAVANWAKTLASELAPYGITVNNVLPGATSTVRLESIIRSKAEKTDISEEDVMKAMKKEIPAGRFATPEEVAAAAAFLATPAAAYINGINLPVDGGRLSCL; encoded by the coding sequence ATGGATATAAAGTTAAAAGACAAAAGAGCATTAGTATGTGGCAGCACCCAGGGTATTGGCAAGGCAATAGCCCTTGAACTGGCCTTGCTGGGCGCAAGTGTTACATTAGTAGCCCGAAATGAGGAAAAATTACAAAAGGTACTTGATCAGCTTCCTTTAACGAAAGGCCAGGAACATCACTACATATGTGCTGATTTTGATGATACGGCCAGGCTTAAAACGGCTATTGACCAATACCTGATCAAGGAAAACAATATTCAGATATTGATCAACAATACCGGCGGCCCGGCCGGTGGCAAAGCTATTGATGCGAAATTAGATGAGTTTGAAGCGGCTTTTAGAAGACATTTGATCTGTAATCAGATACTTACCCAGGCAGTAACACCCTTTATGAAACAAGTGGGATATGGCAGGGTAATTAATATTATCTCTACCTCCGTAAAGTCGCCATTGCCAGGCCTTGGTGTGTCAAATACCATCCGTGGAGCAGTGGCTAACTGGGCAAAGACACTGGCTTCTGAGTTAGCTCCTTATGGCATAACTGTCAATAATGTATTGCCCGGAGCAACCAGTACTGTCAGATTAGAAAGTATCATTCGCAGTAAAGCAGAAAAAACAGATATTTCGGAGGAGGATGTGATGAAAGCCATGAAAAAGGAAATCCCTGCAGGCCGGTTCGCGACCCCGGAAGAGGTGGCCGCCGCCGCTGCTTTCCTTGCCACCCCTGCCGCAGCCTACATCAATGGTATAAACCTGCCTGTAGATGGTGGGAGGTTAAGTTGTTTGTAG
- a CDS encoding 3-hydroxyanthranilate 3,4-dioxygenase, protein MAIKRPFNLQKWIDDNRDILKPPIGNKNLYVEAGDFIVMIVGGPNARKDYHYNETEELFYQLEGDITVKIQEDGKAVEVPIKAGDIYLHPAKVPHSPIRPANSVGLVIERVREEQHTDGLMWFCDNCNHKLHETYFPLKNIEKDFLSRFKEFYSSKEMRTCDNCGHVMEVDERFV, encoded by the coding sequence ATGGCTATAAAAAGACCCTTCAACCTTCAAAAGTGGATCGATGATAATCGCGACATTTTGAAGCCTCCCATCGGGAACAAAAACCTTTATGTGGAAGCTGGTGATTTTATAGTGATGATAGTAGGCGGCCCAAACGCCAGGAAAGATTACCACTACAATGAAACGGAAGAACTCTTCTACCAACTCGAAGGAGATATTACGGTTAAGATACAGGAAGATGGTAAAGCAGTAGAAGTACCCATAAAAGCAGGAGATATCTATTTGCACCCGGCAAAAGTCCCCCACTCCCCTATAAGACCTGCCAACTCAGTAGGACTGGTGATAGAGCGGGTAAGGGAAGAGCAGCATACAGACGGGCTAATGTGGTTTTGTGATAACTGTAACCATAAACTGCACGAAACATACTTCCCTCTAAAAAACATTGAGAAAGATTTTCTCTCTCGCTTTAAGGAGTTTTACAGTTCCAAAGAAATGCGCACCTGCGACAACTGCGGGCATGTGATGGAGGTGGACGAACGCTTTGTTTAA
- a CDS encoding methylated-DNA--[protein]-cysteine S-methyltransferase: MESVIYQSPVGGIKISADDDAIIEACFTGETTSRTTENMLIQKCIRELESYFQGDLKQFTIPIKLTGTDFQNRVWSELLKIPYGKTISYSELAIRLGDLKCIRAAGTANGKNKIPIIVPCHRVIGKDGGLVGFGGGLDKKEWLLKHEGIIRSEQMKIFA; encoded by the coding sequence ATGGAGTCTGTGATTTATCAATCTCCAGTCGGAGGAATTAAGATTTCAGCAGATGACGATGCCATCATAGAGGCTTGCTTTACCGGGGAAACAACGAGCAGAACCACTGAAAATATGCTGATCCAAAAATGTATCAGGGAATTGGAATCTTATTTCCAGGGTGACTTAAAGCAGTTTACAATCCCCATAAAGCTGACCGGAACCGATTTCCAAAACAGGGTATGGTCTGAATTGTTGAAAATCCCTTATGGCAAAACCATCTCCTACAGTGAGCTGGCTATACGCCTCGGAGACCTCAAATGCATCAGGGCCGCAGGCACGGCAAATGGCAAAAACAAGATCCCAATCATAGTGCCCTGCCACCGGGTGATCGGCAAGGACGGAGGCCTGGTAGGGTTTGGCGGGGGATTGGACAAAAAGGAATGGCTGCTAAAACATGAGGGCATTATACGCAGTGAACAGATGAAAATTTTTGCCTAA
- the kynU gene encoding kynureninase, with translation MGNKNTLAYAQQSDNEDPLKAFRNRFHIPTLNGKEVIYFTGNSLGLQPKNTKTYIEEELDGWATLGVDGHFHSQKRPWFYYHKFSKEALAKIVGALPSEVVSMNSLTTNLHMMMVSFYRPTSSRYKILIEAGAFPSDQYAVESQIKFHNLPYQEALVEIAPREGEHTLRTEDIVKTIEEHKESLALVMLSGVQYYTGQFFDIKTITEAGHRAGALVGFDLAHAVGNVPLALHEHQVDFAAWCSYKYLNSGPGGVSGIFVHEKHGNNPDIPRFAGWWGHDEEERFRMEKGFKPMEGADGWQVSNVNVLSSAAHLAALEIYDEAGMDALREKSLRLTGYLESLLKELENENLLQIITPSDPKARGCQLSLLVNSNGKAIFEHLTRSGVVADWREPNVIRVAPVPLYNTFKDVFNFYDILKKVIY, from the coding sequence ATGGGCAATAAAAATACGTTGGCATACGCTCAACAATCAGACAACGAAGATCCACTTAAAGCATTCCGTAACAGGTTTCACATCCCAACACTCAACGGGAAAGAAGTCATCTACTTTACGGGCAACTCCCTGGGGCTACAACCCAAAAACACCAAAACATATATTGAAGAAGAGCTCGATGGCTGGGCCACATTAGGTGTTGACGGACATTTTCACTCTCAAAAGCGGCCATGGTTTTATTATCATAAGTTTAGCAAAGAGGCATTGGCTAAAATAGTAGGAGCTCTACCGTCAGAGGTGGTTTCCATGAACAGCCTGACTACGAACCTCCACATGATGATGGTTTCGTTCTATCGGCCTACCAGTAGCAGGTATAAAATTTTGATAGAAGCAGGAGCCTTCCCCTCTGACCAATATGCAGTGGAAAGCCAGATAAAATTCCACAATTTGCCTTATCAAGAAGCGCTTGTTGAGATAGCGCCAAGAGAAGGTGAACACACGCTGAGAACGGAAGACATAGTAAAGACAATTGAAGAACATAAAGAGAGTCTGGCACTGGTTATGCTTAGCGGTGTGCAGTATTACACCGGTCAATTTTTCGATATCAAAACAATTACTGAAGCTGGTCATAGGGCCGGTGCCCTTGTGGGTTTTGACCTGGCCCATGCTGTAGGTAATGTACCTCTCGCATTGCATGAACACCAGGTGGATTTTGCTGCTTGGTGCAGCTATAAATACCTCAATTCCGGACCAGGTGGAGTCAGTGGTATTTTTGTGCATGAAAAACATGGCAACAACCCGGACATACCTCGATTTGCAGGCTGGTGGGGCCATGATGAAGAGGAAAGGTTTAGAATGGAAAAGGGCTTTAAGCCCATGGAAGGAGCCGACGGCTGGCAGGTGAGCAATGTAAACGTGCTTAGCAGCGCTGCCCATCTCGCTGCTCTTGAAATATATGATGAAGCGGGCATGGATGCGCTTCGCGAAAAAAGCCTCAGGTTAACAGGATATCTCGAATCATTGCTTAAGGAACTGGAAAATGAAAATCTGCTTCAGATCATTACTCCATCTGATCCCAAAGCAAGAGGTTGTCAGCTATCATTGTTGGTCAACTCTAATGGCAAAGCCATTTTTGAGCACCTGACCAGGTCTGGTGTAGTGGCAGACTGGCGGGAGCCTAATGTTATCCGTGTGGCTCCCGTTCCCTTGTATAACACATTTAAAGATGTATTTAATTTTTATGATATCTTAAAAAAAGTAATTTACTAA
- a CDS encoding FAD-dependent oxidoreductase has translation MQNVEKISLVGAGLVGSLMAIYLAKRGYKVDVYERREDMRKGGAEGGRSINLALSNRGLLPLEEVGIIEAAKKMVIPMRGRMMHDNKGFLTFQPYGRLGQAINSISRGGLNELLMNEAEKLGVKIHFNHSCVGINFDRNLLFFDVDGKRIEKNADIIIGTDGAFSVVRRLMQRTDRFNYSQYYIEHGYKELSIPPAANNGFKIEKNALHIWPRGNYMLIALPNLDGSFTCTLFFPFKGQPSFDTLQSRNDVEEFFRKVFPDAYELMPTLADDFQSNPTSSLVTVKCSPWVKKRTLIIGDASHAIVPFYGQGMNSGFEDCRILNSLLDEHQDNWDVVLQRFNDSRKPDADAISDLALQNFIEMRDLVADKEFLLRKKIEAKLHDLYPEQWIPLYSMVTFNENIRYSEAMNIGRKQKEIMDDVMKAPNIEKTWEKLDFKSIAEKLKV, from the coding sequence ATGCAGAATGTAGAAAAGATATCTCTCGTAGGAGCAGGGCTTGTAGGGTCATTGATGGCCATTTATCTGGCCAAAAGAGGTTATAAAGTAGATGTGTATGAGCGCCGTGAAGATATGCGCAAAGGAGGAGCAGAAGGGGGTCGCTCAATCAACCTTGCCTTGAGTAACAGGGGCCTTTTACCTCTTGAAGAAGTCGGGATAATAGAGGCTGCAAAGAAAATGGTTATTCCCATGCGTGGCAGAATGATGCATGATAACAAAGGTTTTCTTACTTTTCAGCCCTACGGACGGCTGGGGCAGGCCATTAACTCCATTTCCAGGGGTGGCCTCAATGAACTCCTGATGAATGAAGCGGAAAAACTTGGTGTTAAAATACATTTCAATCATTCGTGTGTAGGAATAAATTTTGACAGAAACCTTCTCTTCTTTGATGTCGATGGAAAGCGGATTGAAAAAAATGCAGATATCATCATCGGGACTGATGGGGCATTTTCTGTGGTAAGAAGATTAATGCAACGCACAGACCGTTTCAACTATTCGCAGTACTACATTGAGCATGGGTACAAGGAGTTGAGTATTCCTCCTGCTGCCAACAATGGTTTTAAAATTGAAAAAAATGCCTTACATATCTGGCCAAGGGGCAATTATATGCTTATAGCACTTCCCAACCTTGACGGAAGCTTTACCTGCACTTTATTCTTTCCTTTCAAAGGCCAGCCTTCATTTGATACTTTACAATCGAGAAATGATGTAGAAGAATTTTTCAGAAAAGTATTTCCTGATGCTTATGAGCTAATGCCAACATTGGCAGATGATTTTCAAAGCAACCCAACTTCATCGCTCGTCACTGTCAAGTGCAGTCCATGGGTAAAAAAGAGGACGCTCATTATTGGCGATGCTTCCCATGCAATAGTGCCCTTCTATGGTCAGGGAATGAATAGCGGTTTTGAAGATTGCCGCATTCTCAATAGTTTGCTGGATGAGCATCAGGATAACTGGGATGTGGTGCTTCAAAGGTTCAATGATTCCAGAAAGCCCGATGCTGATGCTATTTCCGATCTTGCACTTCAAAATTTTATAGAGATGCGCGATCTGGTAGCTGACAAAGAGTTTTTACTAAGAAAAAAAATTGAGGCTAAGCTTCATGATCTCTATCCCGAGCAATGGATACCTCTATATTCCATGGTTACTTTTAATGAAAATATCAGGTACTCCGAAGCTATGAATATAGGGAGAAAGCAAAAAGAGATTATGGATGATGTAATGAAAGCTCCCAATATTGAAAAAACATGGGAAAAGCTGGACTTTAAAAGCATTGCCGAGAAGCTAAAGGTTTAA